From Zea mays cultivar B73 chromosome 3, Zm-B73-REFERENCE-NAM-5.0, whole genome shotgun sequence:
agcctcgggcaagggcagccgaccctagaggatctacgtctcgcccgaggaccccctccagcaacggacacaccttcggctcgcccgaggcccagacttcaccaagaagcaaccttggccaaatcgccacgctaaccgaccaaatcgcaggggcatttaatgcaaaggtggcctgacacctttatcctgacacacgccctccagtcgacagagccgaagtgaccgtagtcacttcgctgctccactgaccggtctgataagaggacagtgccgcctgcgccgctccgactgctgagccactcgacagagtgaggctgacagcagccaagtctggcctcaggcgtcataggaaactccgcttcgcccgaccctagggctcggactcggactcagccccggaagacgacgaactccgctccgtccgaccctagggctcggactcgggctcagccccggaagacgacgaactccgcctcgcccgaccccagggctcggactcgggctcagccccgaaggacgacgaactccgcttcgcccgaccccagggctcggactcagccctggcctcagccgacggtctccgccttgtccgacccgggggcttggactcgaccccgaccttggaagacagactcgacctcgacctcggaggagcctccacctcgcccaacttagggcacggaccgaccacgtcgacaggaggcgccatcattaccctaccccgagctgactcaggctacggggaacaagaccggcgtcccatctggctcgctctactatacgagtaatgatggcgccccgcaagccctgtgacgacggcggctctcagcccccttacggaagcaagaggacgtcagcaaggactcgacagccccgacagctgtccttccgccaggctccagcgctcctccgacggccacgacatcacgcgaactgggtgccaaaacctgtccggctgccacgatggcatgtacttagggcgctagctctccaccgctagacacgttagcacactgctacacccccattgtacacctggatcctctccttacgcctataaaagggaggtccagggccctcttatagagggttggccgtgcagggaaggacgggacggcactcgcgcaaggccgctcgctccctcccgcgtggacgcttgtaaccccctactgcaagcgcacccgacctgggcgcggggctaacacgaaggccgcgggttccacctcccacgcctgtctccctccggctgctttctcccccttcgcgttccgcctcgcgccgacccatctgggctagggcacgcggcgacaattcactcgtcgatctagggaccccccgggtttcgaaacaccgacaactaTTGATTGAGCTTCACCACCCTCCTCACTGAGCCACTGTGGTCTATTGTGATAACGTCAGTGCTGTATATCTCCAGCAACCTAGTGCAGCATCAGCGAACAAAGCATGTTGAGATTGATCTTCACTTCGTTCGAGAGAAAGTTGCCCTCGGTCATGCTCGGATTCTTCAttgttggaatataatataagtaaATTGTCCACCCCTcctatcagcttaagcttttggatTGAATtagttggtgcatgcaacttaatatggtatcagagccagaggtcacgagttcgaatcctggttagcacaattaaataaaataattgttgctcgCTCTTATTCCACGTCTGAGAGCCAAGAGAGGCTCGACGTGAGGGGGAGTattggaatataatataagtgaattgtctaTCCCCTCCTATTAGTTTAAACTTTTAGGTTGAATtagttggtgcatgcaacttaatattcATGTTTCCACGACATCTCAGTACACAAACGtcttcaccaagggtcttccTACCTCGCTCTTTCAGGAGTTCTGGCCTAGTCTGACCGTTAGCGATGCTCTCGATTAGACTGCAGGGGAGTGTTAGACTAATGTAATTAGGCATGTAATTGTGGTTGTGATTGCTCTTGTGATTGCGGCTGTGCGGCTGGCTTGCATGCTGCTGTGATTGCTTCCTGTGATTGCGGCTGTGTGGTTGGCTTGCATGCTGCCCTTAGCTGCTATATCTATGTACGTCTGTACACAATCAAAAGATATCAATCATTCCTACTCTCAGagatgacttaggttgtaggataTTCGAGACCATAATGCGGTATGTTTCTAGAAACGCAAATATAGCAAAGATCTCAATAGAATAAGAGATAAGCTTATAAATATAGAGATTGACTTGTGCATAACTTGGTAATCAATTCAGCTCTTTTATGAACTTGGTAGCCGACTCAGTGCCTACCACGTAATCATCATCCTTCTTTACGATTTAAAATAAGGGCCGAGAGAACCCTCTAATGATCAGGACAAGATACAACCCACACACGACGACATAGGGTATTGACAGATCAAACAAATACAAAAGGTATTTAAAATATATCTAAGAAAACAAACTTGATGTTATAATGAAAAAAAACTTATAATAAGTTTGAATAGACCGATATTAATTTTTAGTATGGTATTCGATTACGATTGGacttagataaacatgatttaacgttatctgtTACCCGTtacattacaaatatgtgaaccaaacatcACATTAGTTCTTGTGCGAGCCAGCTTGCTAGTTTATAGAGGAATACGTGATCAAAGCCAGACCAAATGCTAACTCACAAAGCACTATGTACATACAGGAACGAATCTGGGAGTCGGAAGCCTGAGATTCGAGAGGCAAGGCACCCTATTATTGGCGAGTGAATCTTTTCAGGAACGAATTCTAGGACTCGGAAGCTTGAGATTCGAGAGCATGTTGACAGCGATTCTGATTTCCGGCCGGTGACGGCGATCCTGCTGGACACACAAGAGACCGACGAGCAGCACCCGCTCCATCTCGCCCTCGTCGAAGTCGCCGTTCAGCCGCCTATCAGCCATCTCGAGGACCGATCCCCTGCCGTAGTATTCCCGGACAGTGCTGATGAGGGTGTTGGAGAGGAGGCCTCCTGGGCCCGCCACCTCGGTCGGCATCAGGCCGGTGGCGATCTCCAACAGCAGCACTCCGAAGCTGTATATGTCGGACGCTGTGCTCGCCGTGTTGGTGCTCATGCATACGGGATCCATGTACGCCCTAGTCCCGATCATGACGGTGCCCTCGAGGGAAGAGCCATGTCCTGGATGGATCTGCCTCACGAGCCCGAAGTCGCCGAGCTTGGCCTCGAAGTCATCGTCCAGCATCACGTTGCTGGGCTTGATGTCGCGGTGCAGGATGGGGTTCTGGTCGCCGGTGTGGAGGTACTCTATGGCGGAGCCTATGCCGAGCACTATCCTGTACCTCTCAGGCCACGCCAGCAGGCGCTCTGACCTGTGGAGGTGCTCGTCGAGGCTCCTGTTCGTTACCAGCTCGTACACGAGCAGCAGCTCATTGCCGCCTTGACACCAGCCGACGAGCTTCACTAGGTTCCGGTGGCTGAGCCGGCCCAAGGTCATGATCTCGGTCACGTAGTCCTTCCGGGTCCGCGCCTCCATCTGCCTCGTCAGCCTCTTCACCGCCACCGGCGGCATGAGAGGGTCCGGCAGCTCACCTCTGTACACCTCCCCGAACTGGCCCGCGCCGAGCTTCCTGTCCTTGAAGAAGTTGCTGGTCGCTGCAGACAGCTCCTGGTACGAGAATTCCCTTGCAACTGGGACGACGAATAGAAAGATTTTTCGCTCCAAATTAATATGACTAGATGTTTAGTTTATTAGGGGATTATGAAGTTAAATGATAGGGTTATTACCTTGCAACTCTATCTTCATCGATGAGGCACGGGAATAATGTCTGTGCATGATAATCCAAAGTAGAGCAGCCACTAAAGCAGCAAATGACACACTCGCAACAGCTAAAAGTATTATCACCCAAAGTTCGAACTTAGGTGGATCTGTTAACACGGAAGGCAATAATGGCTATTAATTAGACAGTGAGACTTGAGCGACACCGAGCATTTGGTAGATCATCAACCAACTTCTTTTTGTAAATAAACGATATATAGAAATATCTCTGGTCGTCATTTGGTAGACCATCATAATCATCACTGGTAATAATTAGCATTTGGATCTAATTTATTTTCCCAAATTACTCATCTCTACAATTATGAACATATCTAAAGTAACATCTAAAATCTTCATCTAATTAAGGTAGATATTGATTCCATCTATCATGAAATATATCAAATCAACCTTCTAAATCCGTTTTCTCAATTACCTACATATTTGATAAGTAATCATTAGTGGGGAACAGATCTTCGTCTCGGCATATTAGGTCCAACaaaaaaaatttaaaaaaaaaactCAACAAAGGGGGTAATACAACTTTGGGTAGATAGTACttcctccgtttcgttttagttgtcgatagacagtgcaaaattgaactatccagcgacaactaaaaagaaacggagggagtaagaAGAAAGCCCTTCTCACGCATGTTAATCATTACCTAGACATATTATCTCTTGCATATTAATTGTGAAACTGTGCTGAATGAAACTCTTCACTATGAGAGGCTGTTTTAACCAAGGTTTCATTTCTTTCATGATTATGTGGCAACTTAGAAATACAAATATGAAATCTACCACCGTGAAAGAtttattttcttttccttttctctaAAAAGGGAGAGTTATTTTGAATATGTATTTGTATCTTGGCAAATAATATAACCTAACAGAGTCATGGATTGTTGCATCACAGACTGGTACATCTATATACTTATTAGTTGAAGTGTCTTGGTGTGCATTCATTCAAATTTAAGAATCATGTTTAATTTTGAATTCAAAAAGGGGAAACTAAatttaaataaaaagaaaataaaaaaggaaGACTTCACCCTTCTCGCCCTTGGCCTTTCGGCCCGATCCAGCCACGGCCTGCACGCGCCCGCGTGTGCCCACATCCACACCCAGTGCCGCTGCGCCGTGGGCCCCGCCTGCTAGTAGCTGACCGCGCCCTCATTAAGCCTCCTCCCTCTCACTATTGCATGGACCCCGCTTGCCAACGCGGCGCTCTCGCGCGCGGAGGGCCTCGCCGCTGCCCCACGGACCCCTTCCGTCAATCGTCATGCCAGCCGATACACTGAGTAGGACTGGGCGTTCGCGTTTACTCGAAATTTTGGGTCGGGCTTTTTGggttttttatatttcgggttttCAACCGTAGAACCCGTACTCGTACCCGAAATTTTGGGTACCCGCAATTTCAGGTACCCGCAAATTCAGGTTTAGGTTTGGGTATAAGTTCGGGTACCCGTACTTGTATTCAAGGACGATTCCAAAGTCTTCGTCTCTGTCGTTGTGCACTGCCGCCTTTCCTCCGCCTGGGAGTAATTAAAGAACAAGAGGGGGATTTCACGGGGATCCGCCCTGATCTGGGTGGCTCTTTGGTCCACCATGCAGGGAGGGGGCCGGCACGTTCGTACGGTCCAGCGATAGCGACGACGAGCTCGAGTTGGAATTTTGTGAAGAAACTGGAATGAAGTTTCGCATAGCCAGCACTCAGCAGCGAGCTAGTAGTATTAACAATGCTGATCAAGGACTGGTGATATGCTAACGAATGGACCGAGCCAGTGACTGACGGAGGAGGAAGAACTGAGTAGGCTATCAACTGGGTGTGGCCCGTGGGCTGTGCCGCTGTTGGGCTAGCGGCTAGCGCTCGACCTGGCACGTGTTGTCTAATTTCGGGTAGAATGGGTACTTCGGGTACCGCGGGTGAATACCCGATTAGACCCAAACTTAGTTCAGGTATTCCATTTTGTTACACGTTAGAACTGTTCGGGTAACAGGTCTCAGACTAAACGGGTACGGGTTCGAGTATTTTGCGTAACGGACTTCGGGCTCAGGTTTTATGCCCGGTCCTAACGCTGAGCCACGAAACCACATGTCATATTCTTGTTCCCTCCACTCGCGACACGCACCACGTCGCGCGTACCGGGCAACCGCCCACGCCCAGCCCCTATTCAAACCACCCAGCACGTCCAACCGGATTTTTTGAATTTTAGCCCTTTTTTGAACAAATTTCATATTTAGTCTTCTAGataaagtatttctatttttagaCTCTTTGTTCAGCGTCATagggcgtgttcggctggctgcaagccgacactgttgcagctgtttggactgctgcagctgcaatccatagagagaaaaatactgtagaagccgcagccgcagccggattgcagccgcagcaagccgcagcgaacaagctgaTAGCTTATAGGCCGTGACACCGAGATAACACGACTCGACACCATAGTCCATAAAACTGAGGTATGGCGATGATATGGCCGAGCTCGGCGCCACGATTCACGAGGTTGAGCTCCTGTCTTCTGATTCTAGCGAGATTTTCTTGCATCCTGTTTGCTGCTTCGCCTTTGCACACCGAGCGACCTTTTCTAGGTGAGCTAGATAGCTGTTCGCAAATCTCCTAGGATTTCCAAAATAAATCTTGGCAAATCTATTCGGATTTCCAAAAACAGCTAGGCACTTACTAGGAACCGGCTCTCCCGTCCCGTTGGCTGCTCGCTGCTGCCTCGCCACTAACGCGGTGCGGGCACCAGCCGCGTCCACCGGCGCTGAAGTAGCCACTAACGCGGACGCGGTGCTGGCACCGGCCGCGTACACCGGCGCTGAAGTGCCCTTCTGCTTCCGTAGTCCAGCATCAGCGCGCGAGATCTGGTGGCTGGACGAAGCAGCGATGCCGGCGGCATGGACTCAGACTATcgatccgctcctcctcgacgttgaACGTGGCGCTCTCGTCGTCGCGCATCACGAATTCCATGTTGAAGGAGACGGCGGCGTATGCCGACAAGACAAAATGGGTGTGGTGGCTGCGGTCACGGGTATGCGATGGGCGCCAGCGACCATACCGCCGCACAGGTACTTGAGAAAGCTGAAGGACTTCATGACGCGACGCAAACCGGTTGAAATATCCATTAATGATCGACCGTGAACAGTTAAATATTTATTACTACACATTATCTTCTACGAGATAATAGAAATAAATATATATGTCTATGTATTTTTTATTTTAGAAAGTAGACAAAAAAATAGTAGACAACATATCTTCTCACATGTAAGCGGTTGGTGACTGACGCAAATAAGCTGATCCTAGAAAAGCATAGCGTTTTTCCGtaaagtacaaattcagaagtaaGGAAAACCTACCGGCGGGAGATGGGAGCTCGGCACCATGAATCATGGTGTCGAGCTCAGCCACATAAGCGCCAGGGCCGTTCCTGACCGTTTGGGGGCCTGAGGCGAAACCCAATAGGGAGGCCCTATCTAcccatgtatatatatatataattataaacACATACTTTCTTCATtctaatttataatttatttaacTTTTTACCATAAGTTTGATcagctcgtcttattcaaaaaaataTTTATCATTAATTTTTACTGTAATATCGTTTAGTatataatatactttaagtatggcttcgaatttttcatttttcgcaAAAACTCTGAATAAGACGAGTCAATCAAACTTGCCAcaaaaaagtcaaacgaattataaatgaGGACAATGGAGTATTATTTATCACTATCTTAATGGGCTGATAAAAAATAAAAGCAAATTAAACTAACTAAAAACAAATAAAGGTACCACGAATATCTTTTAGGTAAGCAGGAATTTTACCTTCTAGGCGGGCAGCGTCAGGCAACATGACACGCAAACGGCTGCGGCGCGTGGCCGGACACGTCGGCACAGTGGCAAGAGCAGGCCGATCAGGCGATCACCGATCGCCAAGGCGGGGCCGGGCAGGTGCTAGGCGGAGGCGGCATGACCGCGATCCAACTTCCAGTCCAAAAGAGCAACACGATATTTGTGTAATTGTGTTCGATAAGCAGACGCAGTCATCCAGTGGAAAACGGGCTGACGAGCAAAGCAGGTGTCTATGTTTTTTAGAGGGTGGGGCCCCATGTCTTTGGGGGCCCAGTGCCGTGGCACCCCCGGCAACCCCCCAGGTCCGGCCCTGATAAGCGCCAGTGCGGCACGGGAGTCCAGCGCATCAGTAACCTCGGTGCCTTAGGTCATGGCGTCGTCCCGTGTTATCTTGGCACCAAGGTATAtgacgccgagcaaagggtctaaAAACGACATTAAGTCGTCAAGgggtccaagtgtgatttttttttgaaaaaagtgCTAAATTGCAACAATTTCGGTGATCTCCCCTACATCCCAAGACCACGCCCCACTCTCCCCACGCACTGCCAGTCACCACGCCGCGCTCGAAGTCGCCCCTGCATGTCGGGGCTCCACATGTGCCGATGTGCCCGTTCTACATAGTATCCGGAGCATCGTCGCATCACGATCACATCGCCATGTCACGCTCAAAGAACTGTCGTCATCGTTCGCAGCACCACCTGGTCGAGCTCCACCCCGAGGTGAGAAACTATCGGCCAAACTCCCTCATTCACTCCCTTGTTCTCTTTTTTTCTTTGCACAGTCGCCGGTGCGGGACCACGACCGCAACTGCGTTGTTGTGTCGTGTCCCTCCGACCAACTGCTGGTGCCCGAAGttctccccatccttgtgccaccACTGGCCATGGTCGTCGTGCCCAGCATTGCACATGAGCGGGAGGTGGACGAAAGCCCCGACATCCAGGGCCCACCTACAATCTCTCCACCCCCTCATGTACACGTGCATGGAGCCGCTGTCTGGTGGACCCCACCGGCAGAAAAGCCACCCCTTCACACACACTAGCGCCTGCGCAGACCCTACCATGTGGGACCCTTGTGTCATTCACTGTCCTCACGCCCCTGTTGGTGACATTGACTGGTGGGCCCGCCCAGTTGCGAGTGCCTTCCGCGCGAGCGCGTTGTCGCGGGATCATCCCCGACTAACCACATGTCTGCACACGATCGCTCCCCAAACCTTGACCCGCCCGATCCCTCGGATCCTCTGCGGCATCAGCCATGTAGCCCATCTTGTGGCAAGCCTCACCCAATGGGCTTTGGCCACGTCGCCCTAGTCACGCCTACACCTGCGAATTTTGCATAAAGGCCATACACCTCCCTAAAATTTTGTGCCTACACActgagtctcaggaaaatcctctacTAGCCCCTGAAAGCTAGGGTTAGTTACATTTTGGTCCTCGAAACTTTGAAACCTCATAACATTCACATAAAACTCCAAATGAAATGGGTCAcattgcattgtcttcattgaAATTTTGTTTACATGTCAGCGACATGATTTTCTCCTATTTTAGTATTTCATTTAATAAAGATTTGCTAGTTTAATTGAACTAATTAGAGCCATGTTTATTGTCAGCGACAAACATTCTAACATGTGTCCTAACTTGGAAAAAATAGCAAGCCCTAGGTGCTAATAACAGGAGCAAATCATTCATTCTTTTCCTAATGCTTGTTGAACCATAAATGTGTGCTAAGTCATAAAATTAGTAGTTGACAAAATATTATTTTAAACTAGGGTTTTACCATGCTCTTCTAGAATTTATTCAAATGTAAGGTTTACTTTTATAATTTAGATTAGATCTAGAGTCTCATTTTTTGTTCATAACTAACACAATAAAAAGAAAGTGTGTGCATTAATTCATCCAAAGCTTATAAAATCCATGGTTATTGCAAAAACCTTTTACCAAACACGAGTGTTCTATTGCATATGCTTGGTGTATAGTTCTTTTACTTTTATCCAAGTGTACTAAATGCATGTTTGTGTCACGTAAACAACGAGTAGTCTGTTGTTTTCGCAAGAGGAGCAGGTGACGATCCTaagcagcagtttggtgaaggcaagtgttctctgaCCTACTTATGTCCTACATCACATGAAAACTAAAAACTTACATTCCCGCACAACATGATCTAACCTAAGGAttaactagctttctatttaccctaTTCTTCTTTACATTTTGGGTTGGGATGTGATGATTAGCATTAATGCTAGTGCttgaacttaatcaatgaacatgatgagatacatttATTATACGATATTTCTAAGGTTTCatatatggttttgggagatcAAGGAGACTCGGCTGCGTCCCGAGTACTTCTCCGTAAGTACCCGTTCgttgagtgacaacccgggaaaaTAATGCGGCCATGGGATGGTATGAGAcgtccttagctaattaattagagaaaACCAAGGTATAGTTTGCCTAGCCTGTGTGTCGCCAATGGGGGCTATGTAGTACTCTCTCCATCGAGGgtggttcgcccccttggggaggttTACCATACTTACAACACTGGGGAAACCTAATAGGCAAATATATCTtcgggggaatctttgtaaagactACGTAGTGAGACCTTGCTAACTCACGTTaaaagtgtttaagggtttgatccgcCTGAGACAAAAGGGACCATGACTCataggtaaagtgtgcgacctctgtagagtgttaagaAACTAGTATATTAGTTgtgtcatggttaagagcagccttgggatactCTTTGATTTAAGATACAATGGTTACAATTATGATGATCATGTATATATGTACTGatatttcctctatgaggagATATCCCATGGGTTGATAATCTTGAGATTAATGTTAAAGCCTAGCTTATATTGATGATAAATACTTGATGAAGTAATAGCAACATGCTAATAGCCTAActacacataaagctagtccacctcaaccaaatgaggcatttgctgagtacattgttgtatactcacccttgcttttcaCATAAACACTAGGTTGCtcccgttgcaaccactgctcaggcaaaGAAGGCATAGAGGTTGATCCCTAGAAGTTTCAAGACTTCGACGACTTTGAGGACTAGGCTAGAGTTATCCCCTAGTCAGATGTGTGTGGAAGCCTTTTTTAATTAGCTATGTTGCTGCTTAAGCACTTTGATCTCTATGAAGtctatgactatgtggatgtcttcgaCATCAGTTTGTAATTCATTTAAATAATCTTTATGTTATTATGTTATTCGAGCACTCTGCAATGATGAAtcgtttatgtaatcgttgtgtacgtgacttTTGATCCTatcacgtacatggttcgtattcaatttgccttctaaaaccaagTATGACAAGGCTCCTTCTAAAAATAAAGAAGGAGCTATTTTTTCAAAATGAGCTTGAGATAGAGCTAAAGCTGATGATCCAAGAGTCATACCAAAGAGGGCCTTAGAGCAACTAACAACTAATGACTATTTTGGTGTCATGTCCAAAAGAAAATCTCTACTATATAAAACATCGGTTTTCATGATTCCTACATAAATGGGGATCCGAGTCATGGTTGTTGGCTCCAAACTCACATTCATATCCATGTAGCCAATGAAACACACGTGTTGTAGAGAAAAATGCAATAGGTTGGCAGATTGCACCCGCATAACCCTAAGAATAGGGGACCGTTCTCTGGTCTAATGGTAGCTCTAAACTAGTCCCCAGCAGTTCGATCCCTATTCAGCATTAAGGGGGTCCCTAAACTAAGTGACAAGCTAGTTACATAACTCAGATTTCATGATAACAATAGAAGCAAGAATCTCGAGTGGGGGTAGAAGGAATGTCATGTGTAACTTAAAGACATGGTAAAGAAATCGATACATAAGGATTGAACTGAGAGCAAACTCTTCCTTTGTTAATGGATACATGAGATCTATGCTGCAAACACTAGGAACCAGGTTTATCAGGGTGGCCCTCACCAAGCCTGACCAGGTTTATGAGGGCGGGCCTCACCGGACTGCACTATAGATAGATGATATCCTATTACAAAGAAAGAGTTCATTATCATGCTACCTTATGGGTATAAGGTACGAGGCCGACCTAACCATTCAAGCGACGTTGAGCATCAGACTCGAAGGTTAAATAGTGGCCCATACTGCCTCCGTGAGGGTCGAGGGCGGAGCTTGATAGTGACTGA
This genomic window contains:
- the LOC100192834 gene encoding uncharacterized protein LOC100192834, translated to MHRHYSRASSMKIELQVAREFSYQELSAATSNFFKDRKLGAGQFGEVYRGELPDPLMPPVAVKRLTRQMEARTRKDYVTEIMTLGRLSHRNLVKLVGWCQGGNELLLVYELVTNRSLDEHLHRSERLLAWPERYRIVLGIGSAIEYLHTGDQNPILHRDIKPSNVMLDDDFEAKLGDFGLVRQIHPGHGSSLEGTVMIGTRAYMDPVCMSTNTASTASDIYSFGVLLLEIATGLMPTEVAGPGGLLSNTLISTVREYYGRGSVLEMADRRLNGDFDEGEMERVLLVGLLCVQQDRRHRPEIRIAVNMLSNLKLPSPRIRS
- the LOC100192834 gene encoding uncharacterized protein isoform X1, with the translated sequence MAYCYYPARACYLLFLIYQPVVYYLLLMAPHTIALSFSYDFSNPGDLDRANLTYLGNSIAGDGIINLTNMNDTWSTGGVAYPQPVRLWDHRTGRRASFTTNFSFAISGERTYNRADGMAFFIGSFRSAVPLDSGGGFLGLISNITPPPLSTVGVEFDTNRNIWDPQDAIDHFGIDVNNITSIVVYKSLGQDFPNPLSGTMSAGVNYDGSSKVLSVSLRLANGDVHDLETSVDLKAAGVPQYATIGFSAATGNHVESHQLLSWSFNSRDPPKFELWVIILLAVASVSFAALVAALLWIIMHRHYSRASSMKIELQVAREFSYQELSAATSNFFKDRKLGAGQFGEVYRGELPDPLMPPVAVKRLTRQMEARTRKDYVTEIMTLGRLSHRNLVKLVGWCQGGNELLLVYELVTNRSLDEHLHRSERLLAWPERYRIVLGIGSAIEYLHTGDQNPILHRDIKPSNVMLDDDFEAKLGDFGLVRQIHPGHGSSLEGTVMIGTRAYMDPVCMSTNTASTASDIYSFGVLLLEIATGLMPTEVAGPGGLLSNTLISTVREYYGRGSVLEMADRRLNGDFDEGEMERVLLVGLLCVQQDRRHRPEIRIAVNMLSNLKLPSPRIRS